The following proteins are co-located in the Bacteroidales bacterium genome:
- a CDS encoding acyl carrier protein yields the protein MDTFEQLNSVFCRVFDDNDIKITKETTANDVDGWDSLSHVNLVVAIEKHFKIKFKSSEIMKWKNVGQMYDSIVEKLSAK from the coding sequence ATGGATACTTTCGAACAACTGAACAGCGTATTTTGTCGCGTATTCGATGATAACGATATAAAAATTACTAAAGAAACCACTGCCAATGATGTTGATGGCTGGGATTCGTTATCGCATGTTAACCTTGTGGTTGCTATAGAAAAACATTTCAAGATTAAATTCAAATCATCCGAAATAATGAAATGGAAGAACGTGGGACAAATGTACGATTCCATTGTTGAAAAACTTTCAGCAAAATAG